The genomic interval ATAATGGCTATTATTAATCGCAACCGGAGAGTAGCTATGCATGTTCGAAATTTATCTTTAGCGATTGCCTTAGGTTTGGGGACTGTTAGCGCACCATTGTTGATTCAGCCAGCAGCAGCGGCAATCAGCATGGAGCAGGAAGAGCTCGCCAATACGGTAGAATCGCGCTTTAATAACATCATTAACCTTAATAGTGAGTGGTTCAACCTTGTCGTTGGCGCGAGTCCGATGGTTAAGCGTATGAGTTATGAGGTGACTGGCTATGAGCGTGGTGAAGCAGGAGCGACTGCGACGACTGCTCTGAATATCGACCTTAACCGTGTAGCGTTTAAAGGCCAAGACGTGCCTAAAACGATCACCTTGAATTTTGACAATAACATCGCTTATAACGATGAGTTATTGGGTCAAGATGTGATCGCAAACATCAAAACCACTTTGGTCACTGATGAAGGGTTGCAACAAATGGCAGATATTGATGATGAAGATCTCAATAAGCTACAAGATGCGTTGGAGAATGTTGATATCAACAGCCAATTGCTGCCAGAAGGTAAATACACTAACCACGTTGAAGTGAAGCCGTTTAACGTTGAAGAAGATGGCAAAAAAGTTGATTTCCAAGGCCTGACTGTCGAGAACTCAGGTAATGAGGCGGATATCGCCAGTGCCGCTGGCTCTATGCATCTTGATATGAAGAAGCTGACAGTGGTTAACGAATACGAAGCAGCAGATGGTTCTGATCCGCAAACCGAGACCTTAACCCTCGATCCCTTTACCAGCGATTTAACCCTGACAAAAGACGGTGATTTATCGTTTGAGTCTTCGACACTCACCTTAACCGATGAATACAACGATATGGTGGTCAATATTGATAGCATTACCGGTGAAGGTAGTGAGGTCTTCTTTGATAAAGCCATCTCTGCCTTTACCGGGAAACAGCATTATCAAGCGGAAAACTTAAGCATTAAGAATCTTGCTGGCGATATAGCACTTATCGCGAATAGCGCTGAAGTCAGTCATGATATCTATAAAAAAGACGAGTTATACAACACTGAATCAGGGCTTGTTTTTGACCTTGATGCAGAGAGTTTCGCTAAACTCATGCAGCTACCTAATTTGAAGGTGGATACGGTGTCGTTTTCAGCCGATACACAGCGTATTAGCGCGGATGCCTACCGTGCAATGAATCGATTCAGTGTGTTGGCGGCTGAAAATAATGACGCTGCGGTTGATACGATGTTGCAAACCGTACTGACTGATTTAGCACACACTGAAGGCGCTGTGCAGGTGAACGTTAATGTTGATACTGATCAAGGATCAGCGACCTTTGCTGGCGATGTTAAAGTCAAGAAAGACGCGGTCACTGATGTGCAAGCATGGAAAGATGCCTTTGCTGAAGCGGGTCCTGGCGTCTTTATCTCATTGCTCGAGAAAAGTATCGACTTCGACCTTAAAGGGGAAGTACCACAGGACATTATCAATGCGGTTGGTTTAGGCGAGATGATGGGTATGGCCACTGGCTATGTTGTCAAAGAAGGCGATACCTATAGCATTCATCTTGAAAGCAAAGGCGATGGCATTAAGTTGAATGGCAATGCCATCCCAATGCCGCAAATGTAATCGACGATCGCTTTTGATCATCAAACAAAAAAGCTGGGTTTGCCCAGCTTTTTTTATGCACTAGGCTTGCTAAGTACTTCATTGTGAAGAGACGATTATTTCGCCTTTTAGCAGTTATGGTGAAAAATCAAGCTATAATAGCGTCTATAAATCGTCAACTGGAGACTACTTATGCCTATTCGACATCTCACTTTAGCGATTGCCCTGGCTCTGGGAAGCGTTAGTGTGCCTTTATTGATTCAGCCGGCGGCTGCAGCAATCAGTATGGAGCAGGAAGCGCTCGCAAGCACTGTGGAATCGCGCTTTAATAACCTCATCAAGCTTAATAGTGAATATTATGATTTGATACTTGGCTCAGAGGCTATGGTTGAGCGCGTGAGCCATGAAGTCACCAGTTATGAACGTAATGAAAGTGGCGCAAAAGCCATGACGACGCTGACGCTTGAGTTCAACCCAGTGGTTGTTAAAAACGGAGACATCCCTAAGGTCATCACGTTGAATCTTGATAATGACATTGCCTATAACGATGATCTATTGAGCCAAGATGTGATCGCTGATATCAAAACGACCTTGGTGACTGATGAAGCATTTCAGCAGTTGGCAGATATTGATGATGAAGACCTCAATACACTCAAAGAAGCCTTGGAATATGTTGACATCCAAAGTCAATTGCTGCCAGAAGGGGAATATACCAACCACATTGCGGTGAAGCCATTTAACGTTAGCGAAGATGGGGAGACCATCGATTTTCAGGGGCTGACGTTTGATAGCTCTGGCAATGAAGCCGATATTTTATATGCTGCGGGCGCTGCGCATCTTGATGTGAAGAAACTGTCGGTGGTTAATGAGTACGAGGTGGATCAGGGGGAAGTGATAGATGTACAACGTGATACCCTAACTTTAGAGCCTTTTACCAGCGATATAACGTTGACCAAAGACGGTGATTTAACTTTTGCCGCTTCAACCCTCACCTTAGCCGTAACTGATGCATACGAGGATATGCTGTTCAATATTGATAGCATTACGGGTGAAGGTAGTGAAGTATTCTTTGATAAAGATATTGCCACATTTACTGGAAAACAGCATTATCGTGCTGAAAACGTATCTATCCAAGACCTCATTTACGATAAAGCATTTATCGCTAATAGCGTTGACTTCAGCTATGACATCACTAAAGAAAACGCGCTTTATAATACAGAATCAGAGCTTGTTGTTGACCTTGATGCAGAAAGCTTCAGTAGCCTCACGCAACTGCCTAATTTACAGGTCAATACGATCACATTCTCAGGCACAACGCAGCGGATTAGTGCGGATGCTTATCAAGAGATGAATAACTTTGGCCTTTTAGCGGCTGAAGATGGTGAGGAAGCCTTTAAAACGGCGTTACAAACCTTGCTTAGCGATTTGGCGCGTACCGAGGGTGCGCTTCAGATTAAGCTGGGTATCGATACCGATCAAGGATCAGCAACGTTTGCTAGCGATGTGACAGTCAAAAAAGATGCGGTCTCCGATGTGCAGGCATGGAAAGACGCTACTGAAGCAGAAGGTCCGGGGCTATTTATCTCACTACTTGAGAAAAGCATTAACTTCGACCTGAAAGGGAGCGTGTCGCAAGACATTATTGATGCACTTGGTTTACGCGATATGATGGCGATGACGGTGGGTTATGTTGTTCAAGAAGGTGGTACCTATAGCATTCATCTTGAAAGCAAAGGTGATGGCATTAAGCTTAATGGCAATGCGATTCCATTACCGCAAAGGTAATCGACGGTTACCTTTGAACATCACCTAAAAAAGCTGGGTTTAGCCCAGCTTTTTTGTGTTCACGATTCGTAAATCTTTAGTCTCAGGGTGAGGCAGATAAGTGTTAATGCGCTT from Suttonella sp. R2A3 carries:
- a CDS encoding DUF945 family protein; amino-acid sequence: MPIRHLTLAIALALGSVSVPLLIQPAAAAISMEQEALASTVESRFNNLIKLNSEYYDLILGSEAMVERVSHEVTSYERNESGAKAMTTLTLEFNPVVVKNGDIPKVITLNLDNDIAYNDDLLSQDVIADIKTTLVTDEAFQQLADIDDEDLNTLKEALEYVDIQSQLLPEGEYTNHIAVKPFNVSEDGETIDFQGLTFDSSGNEADILYAAGAAHLDVKKLSVVNEYEVDQGEVIDVQRDTLTLEPFTSDITLTKDGDLTFAASTLTLAVTDAYEDMLFNIDSITGEGSEVFFDKDIATFTGKQHYRAENVSIQDLIYDKAFIANSVDFSYDITKENALYNTESELVVDLDAESFSSLTQLPNLQVNTITFSGTTQRISADAYQEMNNFGLLAAEDGEEAFKTALQTLLSDLARTEGALQIKLGIDTDQGSATFASDVTVKKDAVSDVQAWKDATEAEGPGLFISLLEKSINFDLKGSVSQDIIDALGLRDMMAMTVGYVVQEGGTYSIHLESKGDGIKLNGNAIPLPQR
- a CDS encoding DUF945 family protein; translated protein: MHVRNLSLAIALGLGTVSAPLLIQPAAAAISMEQEELANTVESRFNNIINLNSEWFNLVVGASPMVKRMSYEVTGYERGEAGATATTALNIDLNRVAFKGQDVPKTITLNFDNNIAYNDELLGQDVIANIKTTLVTDEGLQQMADIDDEDLNKLQDALENVDINSQLLPEGKYTNHVEVKPFNVEEDGKKVDFQGLTVENSGNEADIASAAGSMHLDMKKLTVVNEYEAADGSDPQTETLTLDPFTSDLTLTKDGDLSFESSTLTLTDEYNDMVVNIDSITGEGSEVFFDKAISAFTGKQHYQAENLSIKNLAGDIALIANSAEVSHDIYKKDELYNTESGLVFDLDAESFAKLMQLPNLKVDTVSFSADTQRISADAYRAMNRFSVLAAENNDAAVDTMLQTVLTDLAHTEGAVQVNVNVDTDQGSATFAGDVKVKKDAVTDVQAWKDAFAEAGPGVFISLLEKSIDFDLKGEVPQDIINAVGLGEMMGMATGYVVKEGDTYSIHLESKGDGIKLNGNAIPMPQM